A single region of the Zygotorulaspora mrakii chromosome 4, complete sequence genome encodes:
- the VPS71 gene encoding Vps71p (similar to Saccharomyces cerevisiae VPS71 (YML041C); ancestral locus Anc_5.511), with the protein MSERTKQSSTTGEMLVEEIDKRTYDPNVYFTSHDPASLSRSRSRVSKPNASSRSTKRINYSLADLENKLFNQQREPNNESSNPGHNDTNLNMLDKFTQKEVLQSKKRCLELDMENQKDIVEVPSLLSTITGVDRNKIEVSSGSNGTGVIRHKNKIEVPKNIHLSYRSTKPPVPKRKNTNRIVALKKTLSSRRTLQSYLETLDQVNRSIIYHNVSNKKFLKVLPVITICSVCGGYDSISSCVHCGSKICSLRCFNLHNETRCIHR; encoded by the coding sequence ATGTCAGAAAGAACCAAACAGAGTAGTACGACAGGAGAAATGCTTGttgaagagattgataAGCGGACTTACGATCCAAATGTCTATTTCACATCGCATGACCCTGCTTCACTTTCGCGATCAAGAAGTAGAGTATCCAAACCAAATGCATCGTCTCGTTCGACAAAACGCATAAACTACTCGTTGGCCGATTTGGAGAACAAATTATTCAACCAGCAAAGAGAACCAAACAACGAGTCGTCAAATCCTGGACACAATGATACCAATCTGAATATGCTAGATAAATTTACCCAAAAGGAGGTTCtacaatcaaaaaagcGATGTTTAGAGTTAGATAtggaaaatcaaaaagatatcGTGGAGGTGCCATCTCTGCTGAGTACCATTACCGGTGTCGATAGAAATAAGATAGAAGTATCCAGTGGCTCTAATGGAACTGGTGTTATAAGACAcaagaataaaattgaagtGCCTAAAAATATACATCTTTCTTACCGATCAACAAAACCACCAGTAccgaagagaaaaaatacaaatagAATCGTTGcactgaaaaaaacattgtCATCACGAAGAACACTGCAAAGTTATCTTGAAACTCTAGATCAGGTCAATAGATCAATCATATACCATAATGtctcaaataaaaaatttctaAAAGTACTGCCGGTGATTACAATTTGCTCTGTATGCGGAGGCTATGACAGTATTTCTAGTTGCGTTCACTGTGGCAGCaaaatttgttctttgaGATGCTTTAACTTACATAATGAAACGAGGTGTATACATCGTTAG
- the CAT2 gene encoding carnitine O-acetyltransferase CAT2 (similar to Saccharomyces cerevisiae CAT2 (YML042W); ancestral locus Anc_5.512) produces the protein MKVCSKRSVLAGVKNSLSSLRRMSSLQRFPFETQNGEHYWAAKDNRSYQSARAGFKGATFAHQADLPSLVVPELNQTMAKYLESIKPFCKDASEYYKQELLVRDFLGNMGPVLHQRLVKFSEGKRNWMSEFWDNQSYLEYNDPVVPYVSYFYTHQRLPKSHKRIDADPLLKATAIIVTASRFIEALKDQSLPQELIKGTPFCMNSFELMFNSCRLPGNAEDNRDTSIFYSIYENNFIIVSFKGNYYKVLTHNESDGTPLNPREIWEQLYFIVSGLNSQLQSDTNAGIGLLTSLPRDQWRKVHHELAKNPLSKDSLSTIHKASYLLALDLDDQPISLEEKSRNAWHGDGINRFFDKFVQFFVCGNGSSGFLGEHSKMDGTPTCFLNHYICKEISNLAPTEFIDNVFNRQKSSVLPAKDVTHLPFLITPFIKGWIEKANELFAETMDEHDLRVWHYNRYGKNFIKKQGMSPDAFIQQIIQLAVYRYLGKQLPTYEAASTRKFFKGRTETGRSVSIPSAKFVSTWEDPSATISEKIDVLKKSAKYHSDYLKAAAAGNGIDRHFFGMKNMLQNSDETPKLFQDPLFNYSSTWLISTSQLSSEFFSGYGWSQVNDNGFGLAYMLNNEWLHINIVNKPMKSGLSVNSMHYYLCEAADEIADTLISSAEPLKSKL, from the coding sequence ATGAAGGTGTGCAGTAAGCGGTCTGTACTTGCAGGTGTGAAAAATAGTTTATCAAGTTTGAGACGTATGAGCAGCTTACAGCGGTTCCCATTTGAGACGCAAAATGGCGAGCATTATTGGGCGGCTAAAGATAATAGGAGCTATCAGTCTGCGAGGGCAGGATTCAAAGGCGCCACATTCGCGCACCAAGCGGATTTACCATCTTTGGTGGTGCCCGAACTGAACCAAACAATGGCAAAGTATCTCGAGTCTATCAAGCCTTTCTGTAAGGACGCGTCGGAGTACTATAAACAGGAGCTGTTGGTCAGGGATTTCCTGGGCAACATGGGGCCTGTTCTGCATCAGCGGCTCGTCAAGTTTTCGGAAGGCAAGAGAAATTGGATGTCGGAGTTTTGGGACAACCAGTCGTACTTGGAGTACAACGACCCTGTAGTTCCGTATGTGTCTTATTTCTACACCCATCAGAGGCTGCCAAAATCGCACAAGCGGATCGATGCAGATCCGCTGTTGAAGGCTACCGCAATTATAGTCACAGCTAGTAGATTCATCGAGGCGCTGAAGGACCAATCTTTACCGCAGGAACTGATTAAGGGGACGCCCTTTTGTATGAACAGCTTTGAGTTGATGTTTAACAGTTGTCGATTACCGGGCAATGCCGAGGACAATCGCGATACAAGTATTTTCTATTCGATCTATGAAAATAACTTCATCATTGTGTCTTTCAAAGGTAATTACTACAAAGTTCTGACACATAATGAGAGTGACGGTACTCCTTTAAACCCACGTGAAATCTGGGAACAGCTATATTTCATCGTTAGTGGCTTGAACTCTCAGTTGCAATCTGACACCAATGCTGGTATCGGATTGTTAACGAGTCTGCCACGTGACCAATGGAGAAAAGTGCATCACGAATTAGCAAAGAACCCATTGTCTAAGGATTCCCTGTCGACAATCCACAAGGCCTCGTATTTATTAGCACTGGATTTAGATGATCAACCGATAAGCCTGGAggaaaaatcaagaaatgcGTGGCACGGTGATGGCATCAATAGATTTTTCGATAAGTTTGTACAGTTCTTTGTTTGTGGTAATGGCAGTTCAGGATTCTTGGGTGAACACTCGAAGATGGATGGTACCCCGACATGCTTTTTAAACCACTAcatttgcaaagaaatttcaaatttggcACCAACAGAATTCATTGATAACGTATTCAATAGACAGAAAAGTTCAGTCTTGCCTGCAAAAGATGTTACTCATTTACCATTCTTGATAACGCCGTTTATTAAAGGTTGGATTGAAAAAGCTAATGAATTATTTGCTGAAACAATGGATGAACACGATTTGAGGGTGTGGCATTATAATAGGTATGGcaagaatttcatcaaaaaacaagGTATGTCACCAGATGCATTCATCCAACAAATAATTCAATTGGCAGTTTATAGATACTTGGGTAAACAGTTACCAACTTATGAGGCAGCATCAACAagaaagtttttcaaaggtCGCACTGAAACTGGTAGATCGGTATCAATTCCATCAGCGAAGTTTGTTTCAACTTGGGAAGACCCATCAGCGACAATTTCAGAGAAAATTGAcgttttgaaaaaatcagcTAAATACCACTCCGATTATTTGAAAGCAGCTGCAGCAGGTAATGGTATTGACCGACATTTCTTTGgtatgaaaaatatgttaCAGAATTCTGATGAGACTCCGAAATTATTTCAAGATCCACTTTTTAATTATTCATCGACATGGTTAATTTCAACTTCACAACTGTCATCTGAGTTCTTTAGTGGTTATGGCTGGTCCCAAGTTAATGACAATGGATTTGGTCTGGCTTATATGCTGAATAATGAGTGGTTGCATATTAATATCGTTAACAAACCTATGAAAAGTGGGCTGTCGGTAAACAGCATGCACTATTACTTGTGTGAAGCAGCGGATGAAATCGCGGATACTTTAATATCATCTGCAGAACCTTTGAAATCGAAACTATGA
- the DFM1 gene encoding Dfm1p (similar to Saccharomyces cerevisiae DFM1 (YDR411C); ancestral locus Anc_5.513): MNKNIHTGRDSGYARSELSSMLNKIPIVTRWVIGAIILQTIVIRLEILPAEKTYYHFALSAKKLQIWRPVTACFLLPPSSAMALMDLYTIYSRSADLERRRNTLDYLFYMWFCISALAALAAAFFGLRSYVNLETSFKFFLSYTWSVDNANARVVYFGLFPILAKYIPIMELFLAFLFNENFIAPLMGLMVAYVFQCLDTTSLGPIYGSIRHIHGYGFSPTGHFGMPKIVKNIFATRNNSFRQPGAPTAASARSARPVRHEFPGKGRRLGD, translated from the coding sequence ATGAACAAGAACATCCATACAGGCCGCGACAGTGGATATGCACGCAGCGAATTGAGCTCGATGCTCAATAAAATACCCATTGTGACCAGATGGGTGATTGGTGCCATAATACTGCAAACTATCGTAATCAGACTGGAGATTCTCCCTGCTGAGAAAACGTACTACCATTTCGCCCTTTCCGCAAAAAAACTACAGATCTGGAGGCCCGTTACGGCGTGCTTTCTGCTGCCTCCCAGCTCCGCAATGGCCCTGATGGATCTGTACACCATATACTCGAGATCGGCCGACCTGGAGCGAAGAAGAAACACATTGGACTACCTGTTCTACATGTGGTTCTGCATTTCGGCACTTGCTGCACTAGCTGCCGCATTCTTCGGACTAAGATCCTACGTCAATCTGGAGACTAgtttcaagtttttccTATCCTACACCTGGTCTGTCGACAACGCAAATGCACGGGTTGTGTACTTTGGTCTGTTCCCCATCTTGGCCAAATATATACCGATAATGGAGTTGTTTTTGGCCTTTCTGTTCAACGAGAACTTCATCGCTCCCCTTATGGGCCTGATGGTCGCCTACGTGTTCCAGTGCCTCGATACCACGTCCTTAGGACCCATATACGGCTCCATACGTCATATCCACGGCTATGGCTTCTCGCCAACGGGCCACTTTGGTATGCCGAAAATCGTCAAAAACATCTTCGCAACCAGAAACAACAGCTTCCGCCAGCCGGGCGCACCTACAGCCGCTTCTGCGAGGTCTGCGAGACCAGTGCGTCACGAGTTTCCTGGAAAGGGCAGACGGCTCGGAGACTGA
- the RRP17 gene encoding rRNA-processing protein RRP17 (similar to Saccharomyces cerevisiae YDR412W; ancestral locus Anc_5.514), whose amino-acid sequence MSLRTNRQILSRGKNYANKQLKKFGTDEVTFDKDQRLDYLTGFHKRKIQRQKKAQDFNKEQDRLAKIEQRKNIRAERRQQLDEKLRNFKEGLDLDSDHDEQEVQVGEDEEEWKGFDSDNGSETEKVKPILKTLYSDSTSVSVETLEPNDNFEYLAEVNNVKLDKSREILDQSITRASKYAKFLGIKDADEKTKQKQKKKKFRYLTKNERKANQYKANGNKRRRQ is encoded by the coding sequence ATGTCATTGAGGACTAATAGACAGATCCTATCGCGTGGTAAGAATTATGCTAACAAGcagctgaaaaaattcgGGACAGATGAAGTGACGTTTGATAAAGATCAAAGATTAGATTACTTAACTGGGTTTCATAAACGTAAAATACAGAGGCAGAAAAAGGCTCAGGATTTCAATAAAGAGCAGGATCGTTTGGCCAAAATTgagcaaagaaaaaatatacGTGCAGAAAGAAGACAACAACTAGACGAAAAATTAcgaaatttcaaagagggGCTTGATTTGGATAGTGACCATGACGAGCAAGAAGTACAGGTTGGCGAAGACGAGGAAGAGTGGAAAGGATTCGATTCAGATAACGGAAGTGAAACAGAGAAAGTCAAaccaattttgaagactCTCTATAGTGATAGTACCTCTGTTAGTGTGGAAACGCTGGAGCCAAACGATAACTTTGAATATTTGGCAGAGGTCAATAATGTCAAGCTTGATAAAAGTCGCGAAATACTCGACCAAAGTATCACAAGAGCAAGCAAATATGCAAAATTCTTAGGTATTAAAGATGCCGATGAAAAGACAAAAcagaagcagaaaaagaaaaaatttagatATTTaaccaaaaatgaaagaaaagcCAATCAGTATAAGGCTAATGGAAACAAGAGAAGGAGGCAGTGA
- the ERD1 gene encoding Erd1p (similar to Saccharomyces cerevisiae ERD1 (YDR414C); ancestral locus Anc_5.515): protein MMKMKKKWKHENSIHLLLLDWRLANKRRQRGSMDGEKVSGELPKGWSLQIPPAERVNVLLLIAIWLWHWILVIMYSRKIDISSVLQTRRPDELKVPLAHSQLIRFSRAFGIKLSKMIVPLIIISVAFQSFDKETSSFIYSAISFLPLLQFVVILGFIWKDSVIIRYCTERLLLIEPTPRVLRNMYILLSDTLTSFGKPLVDFSLYLTALCLPQDSIWTHFDLLISLLPLIVRVTQCIREFYLTKDRSLIFNTIKYCSSIPIITYVWYSRVQPEKYDYMKHGWFLCLNSCYTFFWDIKMDWKFQSFFKIRAINKKHETMMFPRYFYYMGTLFNLLVKFWWIWTINGQRHEIFFANEQQYFEILRRSIWIIFKLESEFIIITKNNDEK from the coding sequence atgatgaaaatgaaaaaaaaatggaaacaCGAAAACTCGATACATCTGCTCCTCCTTGACTGGCGATTGGCAAACAAAAGACGTCAAAGAGGGTCAATGGATGGCGAAAAAGTATCAGGAGAATTGCCAAAAGGTTGGAGTTTACAAATTCCCCCTGCAGAGCGCGTTAATGTGCTGTTGCTAATTGCTATATGGCTATGGCATTGGATATTGGTAATAATGTACTCTCGTAAAATTGATATATCAAGTGTGCTTCAAACACGGAGACCAGATGAATTGAAAGTTCCGTTAGCACATTCGCAACTGATTAGATTCTCAAGAGCTTTTGGAATCAAGCTTTCCAAAATGATTGTGCCGCTTATAATAATTAGTGTTGCATTTCAATCATTCGACAAGGAGACGAGTAGTTTCATTTATTCAGcaatatcttttcttccactACTACAATTTGTCGTAATTCTTGGttttatttggaaagattCTGTCATCATCAGGTATTGTACCGAGAGACTTCTTCTTATTGAACCCACGCCTCGAGTGTTAAGAAATATGTATATTCTATTATCTGACACATTAACTTCATTTGGTAAGCCATTGGTTGATTTCTCACTATACCTAACAGCACTCTGTCTTCCTCAGGATAGCATTTGGACACATTTTGATTTGCTGATTTCATTACTCCCATTAATAGTAAGAGTAACCCAATGTATACGAGAGTTTTACTTGACAAAGGATAGGTCACTGATATTCAATACAATAAAGTACTGTTCAAGTATACCAATAATCACATATGTGTGGTACAGCAGGGTACAACCCGAAAAATATGATTACATGAAACATGGATGGTTCTTATGCCTCAATTCCTGTTACACATTTTTCTGGGATATTAAAATGGATTGGAAatttcaatcatttttcaagataaGAGCAATCAATAAAAAACATGAAACTATGATGTTTCCAAGATACTTCTACTATATGGGTACATTATTCAATTTACTAGTTAAATTCTGGTGGATCTGGACCATAAATGGTCAAAGGCatgaaattttctttgctAATGAGCAGCAATATTTCGAAATCTTAAGAAGATCAATATGGataattttcaaattagaATCTGAGTTTATCATAATCACAAAGAACAATGATGAGAAGTAA
- the RML2 gene encoding mitochondrial 54S ribosomal protein uL2m (similar to Saccharomyces cerevisiae RML2 (YEL050C); ancestral locus Anc_5.516) has product MLLLTTVRNQLSIYFRGSSLVAASSALGSGKRWLSSATQPEVKGSKMEMNSTYVSAQMLKIVPDNTDVATLEKQDELVKRRRKLSKEITQMKKLKPISPGLRWYMSPIYPYLHKGRPIYSLTIAKRGKGGRNNSGKITVRHRGGGHKRRIRIVDFHRMASGKQIVERIEYDPGRTSHIALLKHTVTGSLSYIVACDGLREGDTVESFRNGIPQDLLDEMGGKVDPAILSVRTAQRGNCLPISMIPVGSIIHNVGITPVGPGKFCRAAGTYARVLSKIPEKKKAIIRLQSGEHRYVSLESCATIGIVSNIDHQNRSLGKAGRSRWLGIRPTVRGVAMNKCDHPHGGGRGKSKSKKLSMSPWGQLAKGYKTRRGKNQNKMKVKDRPRGKIARL; this is encoded by the coding sequence ATGCTTTTATTGACAACTGTAAGAAACCAGTTATCGATATACTTTCGTGGCAGCTCCTTAGTCGCTGCTTCGTCTGCTCTCGGCAGTGGTAAAAGATGGCTTTCTTCAGCAACACAGCCGGAGGTGAAAGGCTCTAAAATGGAGATGAACTCCACATATGTATCAGCACAAATGTTGAAGATTGTACCCGATAATACTGACGTGGCCACTCTGGAGAAACAGGATGAATTAGTCAAAAGACGTCGCAAGTTGTCCAAAGAAATCacacaaatgaaaaaactgaaacCGATCTCACCTGGTCTCAGATGGTACATGTCGCCAATATATCCATACTTACATAAAGGAAGACCAATATACTCGCTGACGATAGCGAAGAGGGGTAAAGGTGGCAGAAATAACTCCGGTAAAATTACAGTCCGTCACAGAGGAGGTGGTCACAAGAGGCGTATTAGAATAGTCGATTTCCATCGTATGGCATCAGGAAAGCAAATAGTTGAGAGGATTGAATATGATCCAGGTAGAACTTCTCACATTGCATTGTTGAAGCACACTGTCACAGGGAGCTTGTCTTACATTGTCGCATGCGATGGGTTAAGAGAGGGCGATACGGTCGAATCATTTAGAAATGGTATCCCACAGGACCTGTTAGATGAAATGGGTGGGAAAGTAGATCCAGCAATCTTAAGTGTGAGAACTGCCCAAAGAGGTAATTGTCTACCAATTTCTATGATCCCAGTGGGTAGCATCATACATAACGTCGGTATCACACCAGTTGGACCGGGCAAGTTCTGTCGTGCTGCCGGCACTTACGCAAGAGTACTGTCCAAAATTCctgagaagaaaaaagctATTATTCGTCTGCAAAGTGGTGAACATCGTTATGTATCTTTGGAATCATGTGCCACTATTGGTATCGTATCAAACATTGATCACCAAAACAGGTCTCTTGGAAAAGCAGGAAGATCAAGATGGTTGGGTATAAGACCAACTGTAAGAGGTGTCGCGATGAATAAATGTGATCATCCTCATGGTGGTGGTCGTGGTAAatcaaaatccaaaaaacTGTCTATGTCTCCGTGGGGTCAGTTAGCAAAAGGGTACAAGACAAGAAGAGgtaaaaatcaaaataaaatgaagGTTAAAGATAGACCAAGAGGTAAAATTGCAAGGCTTTGA
- a CDS encoding putative aminopeptidase (similar to Saccharomyces cerevisiae YDR415C; ancestral locus Anc_5.517), with protein sequence MLCSIFIAVILGLLTTVTALFNDPLKVLDVGEDKPLVVRESEKLALRRRGVRFIDISKHGTLPWGKKYTKFDEIPVYNYPNQLTNGKEFQELASFINGKELYDNLAKFTSFFTRYYKSQHGYDSAKWLSSRINETVAGLSENAVLVEHHYHEGWMQFSISVRVIGIETPENIIMIGSHQDSMNLLFPSWIAAPGADDNGSGTVTVLEALRVYSVILRKGYQPKNSVEFHFFSAEEGGLLGSFDVFSKYREAGKSVVAMLQQDMTGYVPDMKDEHVSIVTDFTSEALNDFLKIVIDTYLLIPFKESTCGYACSDHGSAIKNGFPASFVLESVHAKTNKYIHTTMDTIDRLNFDHMKEHVKLVLGFIIELDNWKVERK encoded by the coding sequence ATGCTGTGTTCTATATTCATCGCAGTGATTTTAGGACTACTAACTACAGTCACTGCATTGTTTAATGATCCGCTGAAAGTATTAGATGTTGGCGAGGATAAACCTCTAGTTGTTAGGGAATCAGAAAAGCTAGCTTTAAGAAGAAGGGGAGTTCGATTTATAGATATAAGCAAACACGGCACTTTACCTTGGGGCAAAAAATATACTAAATTCGATGAGATACCGGTATACAACTATCCAAATCAGCTGACAAATGGGAAGGAATTTCAGGAGTTGGCCTCATTTATAAATGGAAAAGAGCTATACGATAATTTAGCAAAATTTACAAGTTTTTTCACTCGATATTATAAATCACAACATGGCTACGATTCTGCCAAGTGGCTGTCTTCGAGAATTAACGAAACAGTAGCAGGGCTGTCAGAAAATGCAGTGCTTGTAGAACATCATTATCATGAGGGGTGGATGCAATTTTCCATTAGTGTAAGAGTAATAGGAATTGAAACTCCAGAGAATATAATCATGATAGGATCTCATCAGGATTCAATGAATCTTTTATTCCCATCCTGGATAGCCGCACCGGGGGCGGATGATAATGGGTCTGGGACAGTTACCGTGCTTGAGGCATTGAGAGTTTATTCTGTAATTTTGCGCAAAGGATATCAACCCAAGAATAGCGTAgaatttcatttcttttctgcCGAAGAAGGTGGGTTATTGGGTTCATTCGACGTTTTTAGCAAATACAGAGAGGCTGGTAAAAGTGTTGTTGCCATGTTACAACAAGACATGACGGGATACGTCCCCGACATGAAAGATGAACATGTTAGCATCGTGACAGATTTTACATCAGAAGCactcaatgattttttaaaaattgtCATTGACACGTATTTGTTGATACCATTTAAAGAATCAACTTGTGGCTACGCCTGTAGTGATCATGGCAGCGCCATTAAGAATGGGTTCCCAGCTTCCTTTGTTTTAGAGTCTGTTCATGCTAAAACCAATAAGTATATTCACACAACGATGGATACGATAGATAGGCTCAACTTTGACCACATGAAAGAGCATGTAAAGCTAGTGCTGGGATTTATTATTGAGCTTGACAACTGGAAAGTTGAGAGAAAGTAA